CAAGCCACAAGAACGTATGGACGAGTCGTGCGCAGATAACACTCTCCCAGAGCCGCATCCTGATGGTGGATGACGAGATCGACATCCTTAAACCGGTGATCTCCTACTTCCGGGTGCTCGGGTGCCAGGTCGTGGGTGCGCGGGAGCCGGAAGAGGCGCAGGCCCTGCTCGAGCACGAAGCTTTCGACCTGATCATCCTGGATCTAGGGCTCACGCGCTTTGGAACGGACGGGCTTGAGGTGGTGAGGGGCATCCGGGAACAAGACCAGCGGACGCCGATCATTGTCCTGAGCGCGCATGTGGCCGCGGAAGTCGAGGAAGAAGCGCTTCGGGCGGGCGCGGACTACGTCCTGCCGAAGCCACAGCCCCTCGCGGATCTCGCCCAGGTGGTCATCGGGCTGATCGGTGGCCGGTCATGAGCGACCAGACCCTGCTCGAACAGATCCTGGATCCGGGGGCGCTCTCGGCGTGCTTCCAGCCCGTTGTCGAGAGCAACGGGTCGGGTTATCGCACCCACTACCTCGAGTGCCTGGTCCGGGGCCCCAAAGGAACGGCGGCAGAGCGCCCGGACGTGCTCTTCAGCTATGTGCGCCGGAAGCATGGGGAGGTTGCCGTGGACCGCGCCTGCATCCGAACGATCCTGAGCGTTGCCGAGGCCTTCCCCGGTGACGGGAGCCTGGGCATCAACGTGCACTCCGTAACCCTCGCGGTGGACCCCGACTTTCTCGTCTTCTTGAAAGAGGAGGCCGGCCGCCACGGCATCGACCTCGCGCGGATCATCATCGAGATCGTGGAGCACGGCGTCCCCCGGAACGGGACGGCCTTCGGGGAGGCCCTGGCCGGCCTCCGGCGCCTAGGGGTGCGGGTGGCGCTGGACGACATCGGACTCGGGCATTCGAACTATAAGATGATCCTCGACAGCCGTCCCGACTACTTCAAGATCGATCGGTACTTCGTGCAAGGAGCCGGATCCGACTTCTACCGGCAGGCCGTCCTCAAGTCCGTTGCCGAGCTTGCCCGTCCGTTCGGAGCGCGCGTGGTGGTGGAGGGCGTAGAGAACGAGGCGGACCTGGCGGCGGCGCGGTCGGCGGGAGCCACCCTCTTTCAGGGATTCGCGTTCAGCCGAGCGCTGCCGGGTTCGGCCTACCTGGGCGCTACCCCCCCCCTCGGATCGACTCGCCCCGGGATCGAGGAGCAGCCGGTCTCCCGCCGACCTCAGGGAGATGGCTCTTAGAAGAGAAAACGGATTCCTGCTCCTATCTGGAAGCCTCCGGCGTCGAGCTCGAGGGTGTTGCCGGGGGAGGGGTGGAGCCGTGCTTTGGCGCGGCTGAAGCGCCCCTGGGCGCCCAGGGCGATGTGCTCGCTCAGCCGGCCGTCCAGGCTGGCCCCGAGGTTGAAACCGAAGGGGTTGTCCAGGAAGGCGGCGGAGGGGGCGGAGACCGCGGTCACCGTGTCGTAGGGGTAGGTCTGGGTGTACTCGATGTGGTCGATCAGGTCGGCGCGCACCTTGATTAGGCTGACTCCGGCGAAGAGCGAGGCCTCGAGGTGCCTTCCGGCGGCAGGGACGAAGACGAGGTCGAGGTGGCCGGCCGTCTCGGAGTAGGACAGCCCATTCCTGGTGCCGCTGGCCAAGCGGGGCCGGCCGAAGTAGAGGGGGTGGGGCAGGACGGCGCTGAAAGCCACGCTCTCGCTGCGCTTCAGGTAGCCGAGGGCAACCGCGAGACCGAAGTGCCGGCCTAGCATTTGGCGGACCGCCCCCTCGAACCCCGGCCCGGGGTCGGCCTGGTAGCCGGCGTCAAACCGTCCCGCCTCCGCGAACTGGGTGAAGCTCCGGGATTCACGGAAGGACGAGGAGCCCAGCCCGTATAGACCGCTCAGGCTCAGCGCGGTCCGGCTCTCCGCCCCCGCCAGCCCGGGCAGGAGGCCCAGGATCAGAAGCCCAGCCGCGGCCGCCAATCGGCTCGGCAATGGGGTGTCCTCTCGGAAGCTCAGTTGACCCCTACCGCCGTCCAGGCCAGGGCCACCTGGAGGGCCTCCGGGCTCGCGGGGCCGTAGAGGTCCGCGGCAGCTTGCAGGGTCGCGGCGCGCGCATCCGCGAAGGTAGCAGTGGGCGTGAGGTAGGCCGTAAAGCCACGGTAAAAGATCTTCTCCGCCTTCTCGCGATTGGGACTCCCCAGGCCGCCCACCCCCATCCCCGAGGTGCGGTTCACGCCCCCCTCGATCAGGAGGTAGAAGGCC
The DNA window shown above is from Vicinamibacteria bacterium and carries:
- a CDS encoding response regulator, giving the protein MSASHKNVWTSRAQITLSQSRILMVDDEIDILKPVISYFRVLGCQVVGAREPEEAQALLEHEAFDLIILDLGLTRFGTDGLEVVRGIREQDQRTPIIVLSAHVAAEVEEEALRAGADYVLPKPQPLADLAQVVIGLIGGRS
- a CDS encoding EAL domain-containing protein, giving the protein MSDQTLLEQILDPGALSACFQPVVESNGSGYRTHYLECLVRGPKGTAAERPDVLFSYVRRKHGEVAVDRACIRTILSVAEAFPGDGSLGINVHSVTLAVDPDFLVFLKEEAGRHGIDLARIIIEIVEHGVPRNGTAFGEALAGLRRLGVRVALDDIGLGHSNYKMILDSRPDYFKIDRYFVQGAGSDFYRQAVLKSVAELARPFGARVVVEGVENEADLAAARSAGATLFQGFAFSRALPGSAYLGATPPLGSTRPGIEEQPVSRRPQGDGS